GCGCTTCCAGAGCCTACAATTATACCTGCTCTCAATGTAGTCAGACTAAAACTTCCGAGTTGCAGTATATCTTCTACTTTTTTTCTGGAAGATAAATGCTTCGATAGGGATTTGTCGTTTACAATTCCGCTGAGATAAATAACTTGCTTGACATCGGTTTCATTTATTCGTTGTACAAAATTTAATGCCGAAATGCTTTCTAATTCATCATAATTTGTTGCTGAACCAGACATCGAGTGGATTAAATAATAAGCTGCTTGAATATCTTTTGGAATAGTAGTTAAAGTTTCTTCTTCGAGAAAATCAACTTCAATAACCGTAATTTTATTTTGTATTTCTTTTGGAACATAAAACCTGTTTTTATCTCTCACACAACAAAATACATCGTGACCTTGCGCTACTAAAATAGGCAAAAGTCGCTTCCCAATGTATCCTGTTGCGCCTGTTAAGAGAATTTTCATGCTTTGGTTTTAATTCTGAATTAGCTCAATTTGTTTGCTACTAAACTAATAAATTCTTTTCTGGTTTTGTCTTTTTCAAACGCACCAGTAAATGATGAAGTTGTAGTTACTGAATTTTGTTTTTGAATGCCACGCATTTGCATGCACATGTGTTGCGCTTCAATTACTACAGCTACTCCTAGAGGATTCAAAGCTTCCTGAATACAATCTTTGATTTGGTCAGTCAAGCGTTCTTGTACTTGCATTCTACGCGCATACGCATCAACAATTCTAGGGATTTTGCTCAACCCAACAATTTTTCCATTCGGGATATACGCTACATGTGCTTTTCCAAAAAACGGTAGCATATGATGCTCACACATCGAATAGACTTCAATATCTTTTACCACAATCATTTGTTGGTGATCCTCAGAGAACAAAGCGGATGTCAGTATTTCTAAAGGATCTAATCCATAACCATGGGTTAAAAATTGCATGGCTTTAGCAACTCTTTCTGGTGTTTTTTCAAGACCTTCTCGATTTACATCTTCGCCTAAATTTTCTATAATAGATTTGTAGTTTTGAGATAATGCTTCCGTTATCTCCGTATCATATTGTTCAATTTTTTCGTAACTCCTTGTTTGTTTTACTATCATTTTTATGAATTCGGGGTTTATATTTTAAAGCTTACAATGCCATAATCCATTTCAAAAACTTGACCAGATATTGATTTAGCATGTTCAGAAATCAGGAAATTTGCCATACTTGCCACTTCTTCTGGTTTCAAGTAACTTTTCATTGGATGGCGTTCTATCATATTTTCTTTCATGCGATCATTTCTAAGAATTCCTGCTGAAAGTGATGTTTCTGTTATAGTAGGAGCAATCGCATTAACTCGAACTGTTGCAGCTAATTCAGCTCCTAAGGATTTTACTAATCCTTCAACTCCAGCTTTTGCAGTTGCAATACTTGCGTGGAAAGGCATTCCTAATTTTGCGGCTACAGTACTGAATAAAATAATGGATGGATTTATGCCTTTTTTTAATGCAGGCAAATATTTTTGAATGACTTTTACGGCGCCAATTACATTGATTTCAAAGTCATTTCTGAAATCATCAATAGCTAAACTGCCAATAGGTTTTAGCGTTATGGAACCTGGACAATAAATCAAGGTATCTATATTCTCTATTTCAGGCAGCGCGTCATGTAATGCGTCCAAAGAAAAATGGGTTAAGTTTGGATGTGAAATTTCAGCTGGAGTCCTGCTGATATTGTACACTTTATTCGTTTCCAATTGTTGTAGCAAAATGGCATTTCCAATTCCTTTGCTTCCGCCAATGATGACAATGTTTTTCATATTTAAATATGGTTTTTAACGTAAGGGATGTATTAAATTACCTTTTCGAAATTTTATTATTATTAATTTGTCTTTGCATACTGCATTTAAAACGTCCTTCCCTAAATGCTCTTAATTTTTCATGCTTTGTTTTGCGACCTTGAACTCTTTCTCTCCACATTCTAAAACTTGATGGCTTCATTTCTGTACGCATCAAATCAATCACTTCTTGTTCTTTTAATCCAAATTGCAATAAAATAGCATCAAATGTGGTTCGGTCTTCCCAAGCCATTTCTATGATTCGGTCTATTTCTAAATCGGTAAGTTCTTTTTTCAAGCCTAATATTTTTGAAATTCGTTAACTACTATTTTGGCCTTTAAATCAAACATCAAATTGTATAAACCAAAGAAAGTTCGGTTCATGTAGATAAAATGTTTGGAGCCTCTATTTCCGTTCATTTTACGAAGGGTAGTGTCTTTTGAAAAGCGTTCGCCTAATTGCGCTATGTTTTCAAAGAATTCTTCATCTGAAAAATCAAATGTTTCCGTTTGAAAAGGTTTGGTAAACAGGGATAATAAATCATAGAACATTTGAGTGAAATATTTAATTTCTTCTTTGGAATCATCCGTTCTAAGAATTTCTAATTCAAATAATTTCTCACTAAATAGTTTTTTGTTATCAATAACTTCTTTATTAATCAATTCAAAATAAGGAATATAGAATTCATTCGGAATTTTTTTCATACATCCAAAATCTAATGCAACCAATTTATTTCCAGAATCAACTAAGAAATTTCCTGGATGTGGGTCTGCATGTACTTTTCTTAAAATATGAATTTGGTACATGTAAAAATCCCAAAGCGCTTGCCCGATGCTATTGGCTGTTTTTTGATCTGTATTTTTAGCAGTAAACTCCGAAAGATGAATTCCTGTCATCCAATCCATAGTGATAATCTTCTGTGATGAAAACTCTGGATAGTAATTAGGGAAAACCAAATTTTCTATTTTTTGGCACGCTTCAACAACTTCTTGACTTTGTTTTAGTTCCAATAAATAATTAGTTTCTTCAATTAGTTTGTCTTCAACTTCTTTAAAATATTTGTCGGAATCTTTACCTTGAAGATTGAACATCCGAATCGCAATAGGTTTTACCAAAGCTAAATCAGATGAA
Above is a window of Flavobacterium sp. 123 DNA encoding:
- the folE gene encoding GTP cyclohydrolase I FolE; this encodes MIVKQTRSYEKIEQYDTEITEALSQNYKSIIENLGEDVNREGLEKTPERVAKAMQFLTHGYGLDPLEILTSALFSEDHQQMIVVKDIEVYSMCEHHMLPFFGKAHVAYIPNGKIVGLSKIPRIVDAYARRMQVQERLTDQIKDCIQEALNPLGVAVVIEAQHMCMQMRGIQKQNSVTTTSSFTGAFEKDKTRKEFISLVANKLS
- a CDS encoding SDR family NAD(P)-dependent oxidoreductase, translating into MKNIVIIGGSKGIGNAILLQQLETNKVYNISRTPAEISHPNLTHFSLDALHDALPEIENIDTLIYCPGSITLKPIGSLAIDDFRNDFEINVIGAVKVIQKYLPALKKGINPSIILFSTVAAKLGMPFHASIATAKAGVEGLVKSLGAELAATVRVNAIAPTITETSLSAGILRNDRMKENMIERHPMKSYLKPEEVASMANFLISEHAKSISGQVFEMDYGIVSFKI
- a CDS encoding TIGR03643 family protein, encoding MKKELTDLEIDRIIEMAWEDRTTFDAILLQFGLKEQEVIDLMRTEMKPSSFRMWRERVQGRKTKHEKLRAFREGRFKCSMQRQINNNKISKR
- a CDS encoding AarF/ABC1/UbiB kinase family protein; this encodes MKTLDYIPTSKIERATKLVQTGAKVGVNYLKYYGEKMVNPETTRDKLNEDNAEDIYDGLKSLKGSALKVAQMLSMDKSFLPQAYVEKFSLSQFSVPPLSAPLVLKTFKANFGKSPYEIFDEFNATSVNAASIGQVHLAKKDAKKLAVKIQYPGVANSISSDLALVKPIAIRMFNLQGKDSDKYFKEVEDKLIEETNYLLELKQSQEVVEACQKIENLVFPNYYPEFSSQKIITMDWMTGIHLSEFTAKNTDQKTANSIGQALWDFYMYQIHILRKVHADPHPGNFLVDSGNKLVALDFGCMKKIPNEFYIPYFELINKEVIDNKKLFSEKLFELEILRTDDSKEEIKYFTQMFYDLLSLFTKPFQTETFDFSDEEFFENIAQLGERFSKDTTLRKMNGNRGSKHFIYMNRTFFGLYNLMFDLKAKIVVNEFQKY